GTGTTCAGTACAGACATGGTGACAAGAAAACAAAAACATAAACTGTTACCAACTCATTTATACCAACACATAAACAATGAAAAATATTAAATGTTTCTCCACTCAGGGCCATCACAACTGTGAAAAGTCAATAGCTACGTAATATACTCATCGCATAGAAAAAATTGTGAACTCGGTGATTTACCATACTTTGATAACGTCACTGAAAACACGATTTGAAATTTGTGTAGCTATTCaaatgtttagctacatgtaccatAACTCAACTCCGAGTTCTGTACATATAGCGGCTATAGTGCCATGTAGGGAAAATGGCATTTCTCCAAGACGAAAAATCAATTTGAAATTATTATCAAAAAGCCACTGAAtattttttcattggatttttaTTGCCAGGCAATCTTCACTAATTGGATTTTTAGTTTTCATCACAGTGGTTGAGGTTAGCTACTGCCGTGAAAATTCAGCAGGACATTTTCATAaccagctatagctagctacttgacTATTTTCTCATATAACTATTAGGCCAACAATTGTTAACtccttgtttcccatcctaGTCAGACAAAAAATACCATGTGGGTGGGTGGCTATTATTTATTAAATCGTTAAAATTTATTACTTAACATCAAGGATATTAAAGGGAACCCATTAACTCCAAATTGCTTCTTCTTTTTCTCTTTTTTCTCAAGGTTAGTTGTGATTTGAAAGATTTTACTAAGATTCAAACCACTAGAAGGTTAGATTTGAAATTGTGGTGTTTCCTGAGCAGCCAGAAAGGCATTTACGTATATAGCTGCTGGGTTTGCCAATGCTTGTGGTGACATGTGCTAGCTAGTACTGTACTTACTAGCCTGACTCTGTACCAACAACTTCAACAGTACGAATTTTCCAAACATTTCACACTTTAATAATGCACcaatcaatgtcaagccccactcCTGGGGGTCCCCATACACCTattggggatttgacatctacacatgccccacccccggggttTTTGACGGCGGCAGTATGCtgaaccaaaaattattttaataggtaAATCAAATCCCCTATAGAAACCCCTCTATcgaggtggggacatagtggggttttGACAAACTTCTTAGCCCAGTACTGGGGAGTTTGACAGttgacactagactttgtcaaatcccctgtattcccccaccctacccggggggtggaggttgggcatgacattgataggtgcataacaggTTGAGAATGGGACTCGTGTTGATGCGCATCCGAGTCAAGTTTACCAATGGCTACTGGAAGAGATTTACTGCTAGTATTAGGCATAgatcgaatcctggggttggagggatttttttccttactttggccccttttctgttacactttTTCAgatataagtcactaagtctaagtccttgagattaggttaggtaatcctaaggctgcagcacatgttgctgtcagaccttcagtgctggtcactgtaaagcactaataacaataacaagataatatattatctatgtattAGGCCAGCTGACATGCACTAAATAACATCAGAAACTCACATCAGAGTCCACTTATCCAATAACCTAGTCTTCATCCCAATGATACGACCACCTCCCTGCCAGTATTCCCGGCCAGTGTTAATATTATTACTTGAAAGGTTACgtgactatcaaatgcaataataaatttgcatggcgggtgacaggaaacaaggtgGCCTTGTTGTGGATCTGTAGAGGTTTTGCTAGGGGCGGTCAGTTCACGAATCGAGATTGTGAGTGGATTGTTTCACCTCTTTTTACATTTAAAAAATGGAGTCTACAGCGATTTCGTTTAAAAAAAACTATAGTTATAGTGGTTTTTAAAAAATCGCTGTAGAACCCGGACCTCCAATTAACGATTCTGGAACGCCTTTTGCCATTATAGAGTCACGTGTACACTAAAGGCAAACTAATCAGCCACACCTAGCTAGTCACGTGTTTGACAGTGGGGGACACAAAATGCAATTCTCGATTCTGTCAATCGTTTTGTTTGGTCTTGTAGTGGTCACCTCGAGCGGTTTTAAGTTCGAGGAAGTTCGCGATAATCTACGAGCATTGACTAAGTTTCTTGCTCCTCATCGGGCCGCCTCCTCTGTGAGCGGGGTGCGGAATCGCCGACAGTCTTCTTCTGAGTGTAATGAAGCAATACAAGAGGTTCAGAGTGACCGATTTCAGCAGTGCTATGATGCAGTGTCGAAGGCTGAAGAATTAGACGCTACTACCAGTGACTTGACCACCTACTGTGGTAATGATTGTACTTCCTACGTGATTGATGTCTCTACTAAGCTCGCCCAATACTGTGATCCCGGCGTAAGTTGCCTAATGACGTGTATAgctagattattattattaccgTACGGCTAATGTGCAGATCTTAATCACGAGTAGCTATAATGTACATGCTAGTTAACAAACTAAACGTCACTGAATTAAGTAGCTAGTAGTGATTTAAAAATTatcaacattatcagtttccaCTAGATGATCGGGTAGGTGATTCCATAATGGGATCATGCTCTTGGAAAAAACGAATGCATGAAAGAATCAATTCTTGAGGGTAAGTGTAGGAATTTCTTGTTGTTCTGACTATGGGTGATACTGGGAACTTTATGAAGGATACCACTGTAAATTGATGGTATATGACTCCTACGGTCACTTTGTATGATGATCATACTTTACAGTATGATACtcatacttctgaagtatgaTGATCACACTAAacgaccgcaggagtcataccatcagtatgaacttcacacttctgaatttacagtgtatgatCACAAGGGATATCTACATACTGATTAATAATTTTATGAAACACTAGCTGCGGTACCTGCCCTTCGAACGTAACCAAAATCGAATCATCTCTTTGTCTCTCCAATGATTGCCAATCAAGTTGATTTAGCATAGCTGTAACACTGGAATATCAAGAATAATTGCTAAATACAAATCTGGCAGCCTTCCTCTCAATTTGGTGAATGTTAGTGTGTAAGTGGGGTGACCAGATGCAGCATATTCACAGATGGGGCAGATGTATGTCTGCAGCATTTAATTTTAACATCCTGTGTGCACTGACCAAAGTTCC
The Dysidea avara chromosome 7, odDysAvar1.4, whole genome shotgun sequence genome window above contains:
- the LOC136260627 gene encoding uncharacterized protein — encoded protein: MQFSILSIVLFGLVVVTSSGFKFEEVRDNLRALTKFLAPHRAASSVSGVRNRRQSSSECNEAIQEVQSDRFQQCYDAVSKAEELDATTSDLTTYCGNDCTSYVIDVSTKLAQYCDPGGAPPDEHVLAELRLMCVTNVNDDYCVVLLASAVNDKNADFIDCDPTVTPCSDVCSTLASYIDTKMDCCFESLVEGGFVPDVGLGPSFFAKCGEEYIPAC